A window of the Cicer arietinum cultivar CDC Frontier isolate Library 1 chromosome 6, Cicar.CDCFrontier_v2.0, whole genome shotgun sequence genome harbors these coding sequences:
- the LOC101503547 gene encoding P-loop NTPase domain-containing protein LPA1 homolog 1-like isoform X3: MMVLLRRKTKRKEKNRFGTRVPFCRVLCNLWDAKLDTHSSQRVFERTRSQSFADTLQPDAAVSSGLDALKRNFVKKEGCHAGVCLGRVDLGNQSLLGKDNRSKSIPFELYKRRTSVFVWRETFLEIVCDALAEYKYVGPNQRADLILACRIRERKESVTVLLCGTSGCGKSTLSALLGSRLGITTVVSTDSIRHMMRSFADEKENPLLWASTYHAGECLDPVAVAKAKARRKAKKMAGVSHSLTKDEVINGHNAGKSDIRTSETSSSATEHPSPKQMAIEGYKAQSEMVIDSLDRLITAWEERKESVVVEGVHLSLNFVMGLMKKHPSIIPFMIYITNEEKHLERFAVRAKYMTLDPAKNKYVKYIRNIRTIQDYLCKRAEKHLVPKINNTNVDKSVAAIHATVFSCLRRREVGDQLYDPIRNTVTVVYEEYRNQCAANSLSSKGMFQLIQRKGSSRSLMALVNTDGSVAKTWPVNLVDSNGKPIWGLGEENEIGHPMYGPLRIGKAEPVNLQFGLYGISAWPSDGGPSCAGSVDESRADGTDTGSRYLSSCCSSPRLSDFPSKELKEHFSVDGSDEEIEDQLDVGSDEDFSDDGDKNVHDEVGSVDEESTKSDEEYDDLAMQDVLENGYWSDDDYEFKSKLAVEELGTKIHGNKYRRNLDQFLRSRSEPVPIAGASPEPLCSYSSMLVEKGEKKLPSNDKAKLRKRSLSIPALRNHSAAMNDPILSGTPQR; this comes from the exons ATGATGGTGTTGTTGAGAAGAAAAACaaagagaaaggaaaagaaTCGTTTCGGTACACGCGTTCCGTTTTGCAGAGTACTCTGCAACTTATGGGATGCAAAGCTCGACACGCATTCAAG CCAAAGAGTTTTTGAACGCACAAGAAGCCAGAGTTTTGCTGATACTTTGCAGCCTGATGCAGCAGTTTCATCAGGCCTCGACGCACTCAAGAGAAATTTTGTGAAAAAAGAAGGTTGTCATGCTGGTGTTTGCCTAGGTAGAGTAGACCTAGGTAACCAATCTCTTTTGGGGAAAGATAATAGAAGTAAGAGTATACCATTTGAGTTGTACAAAAGGCGCACATCTgtatttgtttggagagaaacgTTTCTAGAAATTGTATGTGATGCTTTGGCTGAGTACAAGTACGTCGGTCCTAACCAGAGAGCTGATTTGATTCTAGCCTGCAG AATCCGTGAACGGAAGGAATCTGTGACAGTGTTGCTGTGTGGCACTAGTGGTTGTGGCAAATCCACATTGTCTGCATTATTG GGTAGCAGATTGGGAATCACGACAGTGGTATCAACTGATTCTATTAGGCACATGATGAGAAGTTTTGCGGATGAGAAGGAAAACCCCTTGTTGTGGGCTTCTACTTACCATGCAGGCGAGTGTTTGGATCCTGTTGCTGTTGCAAAAGCAAAGGCCAGAAGGAAAGCCAAAAAGATGGCTGGTGTGTCACATTCGCTTACCAAGGATGAAGTAATCAATGGTCACAATGCTGGAAAGTCAGATATACGGACATCAGAGACAAGCTCTAGTGCTACTGAGCATCCGAGTCCGAAACAAATGGCTATTGAAGGATATAAGGCACAGAGTGAGATGGTGATTGACAGCCTTGATAGGCTAATCACTGCCTGGGAAGAACGAAAAGAGTCTGTTGTTGTTGAGGGTGTTCACCTGAGCCTCAACTTTGTT ATGGGGCTCATGAAGAAACATCCATCGATCATACCATTCATGATATACATCACAAATGAGGAAAAACACTTGGAAAGATTTGCTGTGCGTGCGAAATATATGACTCTGGATCCAGCTAAAAACAAGTATGTGAAGTATATCCGAAACATCAGAACAATCCAGGATTATCTCTGTAAGCGTGCTGAAAAGCATTTAGTTCCCAAAATAAACAACACAAATGTTGATAAGAGCGTAGCAGCCATCCATGCAACTGTCTTCAGCTGTCTACGAAGGCGTGAAGTTGGCGATCAACTATATGATCCTATTAGAAATACTGTAACAGTTGTTTATGAGGAATACAGAAATCAATGTGCAGCCAATTCTCTGAGCTCAAAAGGAATGTTTCAATTGATCCAGAGAAAAGGTTCCTCAAGGAGTCTGATGGCTCTAGTTAATACAGATGGGTCTGTGGCAAAGACTTGGCCTGTCAATTTAGTTGATAGTAATGGGAAGCCCATATGGGGTCTAGGGGAAGAGAATGAAATTGGACATCCAATGTATGGTCCCTTACGGATCGGGAAGGCAGAGCCTGTAAATCTACAGTTTGGTTTGTATGGAATCAGTGCTTGGCCTAGCGATGGTGGACCTAGTTGTGCGGGAAGTGTTGATGAGTCCAGAGCTGATGGGACTGATACCGGTAGTAGATATCTATCCTCTTGCTGTAGCTCACCTAGGCTGTCAGATTTCCCCTCCAAGGAG CTGAAGGAACACTTCTCGGTGGATGGTAGCGATGAAGAAATCGAAGATCAACTAGATGTAGGCAGTGACGAGGATTTCAGTGACGATGGTGACAAAAATGTTCACGACGAG GTTGGATCTGTTGATGAAGAATCAACAAAGTCTGATGAAGAGTACGATGATCTTGCAATGCAAGATGTGTTGGAAAACGGTTATTGGTCGGACGATGATTATGAGTTTAAGAGTAAGCTCGCTGTTGAGGAGCTTGGAactaaaatccatggaaataaGTATCGTCGCAACCTCGATCAATTCCTTAGATCTAGAAGTGAGCCGGTGCCAATTGCAGGGGCATCTCCAGAGCCCCTTTGCTCTTATTCTTCTATGCTTGTTGAAAAGGGTGAGAAGAAACTACCATCAAATGACAAAGCCAAATTAAGAAAACGTTCTCTAAGTATTCCAGCATTAAGAAATCATAGTGCAGCTATGAATGATCCAATCCTTTCTGGTACTCCTCAAAGGTAG
- the LOC101503547 gene encoding P-loop NTPase domain-containing protein LPA1 homolog 1-like isoform X2: MEFLISQRVFERTRSQSFADTLQPDAAVSSGLDALKRNFVKKEGCHAGVCLGRVDLGNQSLLGKDNRSKSIPFELYKRRTSVFVWRETFLEIVCDALAEYKYVGPNQRADLILACRIRERKESVTVLLCGTSGCGKSTLSALLGSRLGITTVVSTDSIRHMMRSFADEKENPLLWASTYHAGECLDPVAVAKAKARRKAKKMAGVSHSLTKDEVINGHNAGKSDIRTSETSSSATEHPSPKQMAIEGYKAQSEMVIDSLDRLITAWEERKESVVVEGVHLSLNFVMGLMKKHPSIIPFMIYITNEEKHLERFAVRAKYMTLDPAKNKYVKYIRNIRTIQDYLCKRAEKHLVPKINNTNVDKSVAAIHATVFSCLRRREVGDQLYDPIRNTVTVVYEEYRNQCAANSLSSKGMFQLIQRKGSSRSLMALVNTDGSVAKTWPVNLVDSNGKPIWGLGEENEIGHPMYGPLRIGKAEPVNLQFGLYGISAWPSDGGPSCAGSVDESRADGTDTGSRYLSSCCSSPRLSDFPSKELKEHFSVDGSDEEIEDQLDVGSDEDFSDDGDKNVHDEVGSVDEESTKSDEEYDDLAMQDVLENGYWSDDDYEFKSKLAVEELGTKIHGNKYRRNLDQFLRSRSEPVPIAGASPEPLCSYSSMLVEKGEKKLPSNDKAKLRKRSLSIPALRNHSAAMNDPILSGTPQR; the protein is encoded by the exons ATGGAATTTTTG ATAAGCCAAAGAGTTTTTGAACGCACAAGAAGCCAGAGTTTTGCTGATACTTTGCAGCCTGATGCAGCAGTTTCATCAGGCCTCGACGCACTCAAGAGAAATTTTGTGAAAAAAGAAGGTTGTCATGCTGGTGTTTGCCTAGGTAGAGTAGACCTAGGTAACCAATCTCTTTTGGGGAAAGATAATAGAAGTAAGAGTATACCATTTGAGTTGTACAAAAGGCGCACATCTgtatttgtttggagagaaacgTTTCTAGAAATTGTATGTGATGCTTTGGCTGAGTACAAGTACGTCGGTCCTAACCAGAGAGCTGATTTGATTCTAGCCTGCAG AATCCGTGAACGGAAGGAATCTGTGACAGTGTTGCTGTGTGGCACTAGTGGTTGTGGCAAATCCACATTGTCTGCATTATTG GGTAGCAGATTGGGAATCACGACAGTGGTATCAACTGATTCTATTAGGCACATGATGAGAAGTTTTGCGGATGAGAAGGAAAACCCCTTGTTGTGGGCTTCTACTTACCATGCAGGCGAGTGTTTGGATCCTGTTGCTGTTGCAAAAGCAAAGGCCAGAAGGAAAGCCAAAAAGATGGCTGGTGTGTCACATTCGCTTACCAAGGATGAAGTAATCAATGGTCACAATGCTGGAAAGTCAGATATACGGACATCAGAGACAAGCTCTAGTGCTACTGAGCATCCGAGTCCGAAACAAATGGCTATTGAAGGATATAAGGCACAGAGTGAGATGGTGATTGACAGCCTTGATAGGCTAATCACTGCCTGGGAAGAACGAAAAGAGTCTGTTGTTGTTGAGGGTGTTCACCTGAGCCTCAACTTTGTT ATGGGGCTCATGAAGAAACATCCATCGATCATACCATTCATGATATACATCACAAATGAGGAAAAACACTTGGAAAGATTTGCTGTGCGTGCGAAATATATGACTCTGGATCCAGCTAAAAACAAGTATGTGAAGTATATCCGAAACATCAGAACAATCCAGGATTATCTCTGTAAGCGTGCTGAAAAGCATTTAGTTCCCAAAATAAACAACACAAATGTTGATAAGAGCGTAGCAGCCATCCATGCAACTGTCTTCAGCTGTCTACGAAGGCGTGAAGTTGGCGATCAACTATATGATCCTATTAGAAATACTGTAACAGTTGTTTATGAGGAATACAGAAATCAATGTGCAGCCAATTCTCTGAGCTCAAAAGGAATGTTTCAATTGATCCAGAGAAAAGGTTCCTCAAGGAGTCTGATGGCTCTAGTTAATACAGATGGGTCTGTGGCAAAGACTTGGCCTGTCAATTTAGTTGATAGTAATGGGAAGCCCATATGGGGTCTAGGGGAAGAGAATGAAATTGGACATCCAATGTATGGTCCCTTACGGATCGGGAAGGCAGAGCCTGTAAATCTACAGTTTGGTTTGTATGGAATCAGTGCTTGGCCTAGCGATGGTGGACCTAGTTGTGCGGGAAGTGTTGATGAGTCCAGAGCTGATGGGACTGATACCGGTAGTAGATATCTATCCTCTTGCTGTAGCTCACCTAGGCTGTCAGATTTCCCCTCCAAGGAG CTGAAGGAACACTTCTCGGTGGATGGTAGCGATGAAGAAATCGAAGATCAACTAGATGTAGGCAGTGACGAGGATTTCAGTGACGATGGTGACAAAAATGTTCACGACGAG GTTGGATCTGTTGATGAAGAATCAACAAAGTCTGATGAAGAGTACGATGATCTTGCAATGCAAGATGTGTTGGAAAACGGTTATTGGTCGGACGATGATTATGAGTTTAAGAGTAAGCTCGCTGTTGAGGAGCTTGGAactaaaatccatggaaataaGTATCGTCGCAACCTCGATCAATTCCTTAGATCTAGAAGTGAGCCGGTGCCAATTGCAGGGGCATCTCCAGAGCCCCTTTGCTCTTATTCTTCTATGCTTGTTGAAAAGGGTGAGAAGAAACTACCATCAAATGACAAAGCCAAATTAAGAAAACGTTCTCTAAGTATTCCAGCATTAAGAAATCATAGTGCAGCTATGAATGATCCAATCCTTTCTGGTACTCCTCAAAGGTAG
- the LOC101503547 gene encoding P-loop NTPase domain-containing protein LPA1 homolog 1-like isoform X1, with the protein MNNNNNNDNNQVQGGIGEVSNKILYIVVIDDGVVEKKNKEKGKESFRYTRSVLQSTLQLMGCKARHAFKISQRVFERTRSQSFADTLQPDAAVSSGLDALKRNFVKKEGCHAGVCLGRVDLGNQSLLGKDNRSKSIPFELYKRRTSVFVWRETFLEIVCDALAEYKYVGPNQRADLILACRIRERKESVTVLLCGTSGCGKSTLSALLGSRLGITTVVSTDSIRHMMRSFADEKENPLLWASTYHAGECLDPVAVAKAKARRKAKKMAGVSHSLTKDEVINGHNAGKSDIRTSETSSSATEHPSPKQMAIEGYKAQSEMVIDSLDRLITAWEERKESVVVEGVHLSLNFVMGLMKKHPSIIPFMIYITNEEKHLERFAVRAKYMTLDPAKNKYVKYIRNIRTIQDYLCKRAEKHLVPKINNTNVDKSVAAIHATVFSCLRRREVGDQLYDPIRNTVTVVYEEYRNQCAANSLSSKGMFQLIQRKGSSRSLMALVNTDGSVAKTWPVNLVDSNGKPIWGLGEENEIGHPMYGPLRIGKAEPVNLQFGLYGISAWPSDGGPSCAGSVDESRADGTDTGSRYLSSCCSSPRLSDFPSKELKEHFSVDGSDEEIEDQLDVGSDEDFSDDGDKNVHDEVGSVDEESTKSDEEYDDLAMQDVLENGYWSDDDYEFKSKLAVEELGTKIHGNKYRRNLDQFLRSRSEPVPIAGASPEPLCSYSSMLVEKGEKKLPSNDKAKLRKRSLSIPALRNHSAAMNDPILSGTPQR; encoded by the exons atgaataataataataataacgatAATAATCAGGTTCAAGGTGGAATTGGAGAGGTTAGTAATAAGATACTTTACATAGTAGTTATTGATGATGGTGTTGTTGAGAAGAAAAACaaagagaaaggaaaagaaTCGTTTCGGTACACGCGTTCCGTTTTGCAGAGTACTCTGCAACTTATGGGATGCAAAGCTCGACACGCATTCAAG ATAAGCCAAAGAGTTTTTGAACGCACAAGAAGCCAGAGTTTTGCTGATACTTTGCAGCCTGATGCAGCAGTTTCATCAGGCCTCGACGCACTCAAGAGAAATTTTGTGAAAAAAGAAGGTTGTCATGCTGGTGTTTGCCTAGGTAGAGTAGACCTAGGTAACCAATCTCTTTTGGGGAAAGATAATAGAAGTAAGAGTATACCATTTGAGTTGTACAAAAGGCGCACATCTgtatttgtttggagagaaacgTTTCTAGAAATTGTATGTGATGCTTTGGCTGAGTACAAGTACGTCGGTCCTAACCAGAGAGCTGATTTGATTCTAGCCTGCAG AATCCGTGAACGGAAGGAATCTGTGACAGTGTTGCTGTGTGGCACTAGTGGTTGTGGCAAATCCACATTGTCTGCATTATTG GGTAGCAGATTGGGAATCACGACAGTGGTATCAACTGATTCTATTAGGCACATGATGAGAAGTTTTGCGGATGAGAAGGAAAACCCCTTGTTGTGGGCTTCTACTTACCATGCAGGCGAGTGTTTGGATCCTGTTGCTGTTGCAAAAGCAAAGGCCAGAAGGAAAGCCAAAAAGATGGCTGGTGTGTCACATTCGCTTACCAAGGATGAAGTAATCAATGGTCACAATGCTGGAAAGTCAGATATACGGACATCAGAGACAAGCTCTAGTGCTACTGAGCATCCGAGTCCGAAACAAATGGCTATTGAAGGATATAAGGCACAGAGTGAGATGGTGATTGACAGCCTTGATAGGCTAATCACTGCCTGGGAAGAACGAAAAGAGTCTGTTGTTGTTGAGGGTGTTCACCTGAGCCTCAACTTTGTT ATGGGGCTCATGAAGAAACATCCATCGATCATACCATTCATGATATACATCACAAATGAGGAAAAACACTTGGAAAGATTTGCTGTGCGTGCGAAATATATGACTCTGGATCCAGCTAAAAACAAGTATGTGAAGTATATCCGAAACATCAGAACAATCCAGGATTATCTCTGTAAGCGTGCTGAAAAGCATTTAGTTCCCAAAATAAACAACACAAATGTTGATAAGAGCGTAGCAGCCATCCATGCAACTGTCTTCAGCTGTCTACGAAGGCGTGAAGTTGGCGATCAACTATATGATCCTATTAGAAATACTGTAACAGTTGTTTATGAGGAATACAGAAATCAATGTGCAGCCAATTCTCTGAGCTCAAAAGGAATGTTTCAATTGATCCAGAGAAAAGGTTCCTCAAGGAGTCTGATGGCTCTAGTTAATACAGATGGGTCTGTGGCAAAGACTTGGCCTGTCAATTTAGTTGATAGTAATGGGAAGCCCATATGGGGTCTAGGGGAAGAGAATGAAATTGGACATCCAATGTATGGTCCCTTACGGATCGGGAAGGCAGAGCCTGTAAATCTACAGTTTGGTTTGTATGGAATCAGTGCTTGGCCTAGCGATGGTGGACCTAGTTGTGCGGGAAGTGTTGATGAGTCCAGAGCTGATGGGACTGATACCGGTAGTAGATATCTATCCTCTTGCTGTAGCTCACCTAGGCTGTCAGATTTCCCCTCCAAGGAG CTGAAGGAACACTTCTCGGTGGATGGTAGCGATGAAGAAATCGAAGATCAACTAGATGTAGGCAGTGACGAGGATTTCAGTGACGATGGTGACAAAAATGTTCACGACGAG GTTGGATCTGTTGATGAAGAATCAACAAAGTCTGATGAAGAGTACGATGATCTTGCAATGCAAGATGTGTTGGAAAACGGTTATTGGTCGGACGATGATTATGAGTTTAAGAGTAAGCTCGCTGTTGAGGAGCTTGGAactaaaatccatggaaataaGTATCGTCGCAACCTCGATCAATTCCTTAGATCTAGAAGTGAGCCGGTGCCAATTGCAGGGGCATCTCCAGAGCCCCTTTGCTCTTATTCTTCTATGCTTGTTGAAAAGGGTGAGAAGAAACTACCATCAAATGACAAAGCCAAATTAAGAAAACGTTCTCTAAGTATTCCAGCATTAAGAAATCATAGTGCAGCTATGAATGATCCAATCCTTTCTGGTACTCCTCAAAGGTAG